Proteins encoded by one window of Nasonia vitripennis strain AsymCx chromosome 5, Nvit_psr_1.1, whole genome shotgun sequence:
- the LOC100122499 gene encoding uncharacterized protein LOC100122499: protein MGDRINFFVALAFLVVNNLLFAPTTLAFDRNLRIYEYTAEVRVGIEEPTTYVSKFLINGFLKIQEKSIDEQDRNTYVILLSDLKHDAYYGQETFEARNLQPIIKKLDGLQNPFLAIYKTDGRLEAIETYPNETNEIKNIKKSIASGLQSNWKTTLDLVGKATEDGVILKEKTIHGICDVKNFAKNSLQNMLQSEKSYITLTKTYKPNDCSNFTNDIRGYDAYYKDYTQNIKNQMNTNMRCMYELGLESSKPVLRDLLCVENYVWDMNPEMLNEDSPGPKTTQSTFVQMKQTMIYKNTTVSDTVICFDNKNNTENVDVEKNQENENNAANADGKTNLEKIKELFSMVSDYMKENRLVQHTPDVVNQQLLNRIQSALDELNLENLEKLYNEIENINSPEMEELRSIFIQMIPYVGTKSSSIFLRDVILKKKISEKLSVKILKTLPSFIRQPTKELLLDLEELILINNGLPSSVKKSSILSYAYLISRVYKDSSVPDDVMMEKYLKHFSNALEFSETTDMKLVYLHALGNTRSHEAIKFLVPILLRRNSSTEDPLVTNRLRLAAIHSLSRIIDADDESTIQSLKYILLEDKEPRSLRLAAYDVLFNVLQLDSDELDQLDVGLSLLEDEHIHNYHRSNIQNLELLDALPKEMNNIAARIKYAAVSPTMSRSTIIQLNNKLKQMVVSFLQVFMISPRFGSNSNIRLSNVLENGFAAALKYEVLESAGNKIDVSQGIYWYTNAEMTMLEQAKSKYTDVSFDVWLKSENWISNVYSFTISKDIEKRSSDLLSKFCDYIKAISDEPHFEYQTFTSFSIPTVLGMDAIFEHKIPSLRKIKIDDDTEILDHTIDVTSTITYTSWEDGYIGASVYNVYNELMHSVRRTKLFNVFIPTKVSAIYDAYNNTWNIIYAVIVDEDQNSPKNHRGGSMYTAVSVMINNKKDLIAEDCGGTCGYQLARTSIDLQKLTNKVEQKTFDFFGLTTTSIVYDCDFYENADQRLLRGLFGIDDSMKRNINNCGIIYKISPDMKKTISQIEMKISNNLRILQSPEEPWFFLPGFKFDIKLSLAARRTLDNSASNLGMLNINADTTQGHISSNLKIKFSKKHDERKNLVFCFDMQKNYPNVSDTHLPFEVTLLYTNTDLRATFGYSTDDSCSDSALSIDSNLIGKMSENHLDALAKHAHNSRCAHQKATPLFAHPAGSFPLTWDCIHESIVNTTLRHYTLNFNHKGIPMMLLLVTNSILEKVKNDWPGINIKLVSPISRALVDTMTYEIDYPITQRSLHNFSFFETPTDNVFYSKTFIHKFMNDSIKVTNVFPKMILFDKNKVISNANLTSWKRIYADKVSSSYSIHVKLVDEDKLSVRFDFKSHELIVEPTKTFSTNTEGSLNDLAPALSVYFDKKSLDLSERMFLTSEGGSYEDHVFRLLKVDNYIMIEPNNMQISVYYSVNSVTILREE from the exons ATGGGTGACAGAATTAATTTCTTTGTTG caTTGGCGTTTCTTGTTGTTAACAATTTACTTTTCG CGCCAACAACATTGGCATTCGATAGAAATCTTCGGATTTATGAATATACAGCAGAAGTCAGAGTCGGAATAGAAGAACCAACAACCTATGTTTCCAAATTCTTAATAAATGGATTTCTCAAAATACAAGAAAAGTCAATCGATGAGCAAGACAGAAATACTTACGTGATTTTATTGTCCGATTTAAAACACGACGCTTATTATGGACAAGAAACTTTTGAAGCACGAAACTTGCAGCCCATAATAAAGAAGTTGGATGGATTGCAAAATCCCTTTTTAGCTATATACAAAACAGATGGCAGG tTGGAAGCTATCGAGACTTATCCAAATGAAACAAATgagattaaaaatataaagaaatCTATAGCATCAGGATTACAATCCAATTGGAAGACGACTTTAGACCTAGTAGGAAAAGCTACAGAAGATGGAGTGATTTTAAAAGAG aaaaccATCCATGGtatctgtgatgtcaaaaatttcgcaaAGAATTCGCTTCAGAATATGCTTCAATCAGAAAAGTCGTATATTACTCTTACGAAGACATATAAACCCAATGACTGTAGCAACTTTACAAATGACATTCGTGGCTACGATGCATATTACAAAGATTATACACAGAATATAAAG AATCAAATGAATACGAATATGCGCTGCATGTATGAATTGGGCCTTGAGTCAAGTAAACCCGTTCTTAGGGACCTGCTATGTGTTGAAAATTACGTATGGGATATGAATCCAGAAATGTTAAATGAAGATTCACCTGGGCCTAAAACTACGCAGTCGACCTTTGTGCAAATGAA acAAACCatgatttataaaaacactACAGTCTCAGATACAGTCATATgctttgataataaaaataacacgGAGAATGTAGACGTCGagaaaaatcaagaaaatgaaaataatgcaGCGAATGCAGATGGTAAAAcaaatcttgaaaaaataaaggagcTCTTCAGTATGGTTAGTGATTATATGAAAGAAAATCGACTGGTACAGCACACACCTGATGTTGTGAATCAACAACTTCTAAACAGAATACAGTCGGCTCTAGACGAATTAAATCTCGAAAATCTTGAGAAATTATACAACGAAATAGAGAATATTAATTCGCCAGAAATGGAAGAATTGAG GtccatttttattcaaatgattCCTTACGTGGGTACAAAATCTAGTTCAATATTTCTTCGAGATGTGATCTTAAAGAAGAAGATTTCCGAAAAATTATctgttaaaatattaaaaactttgCCGTCATTTATTCGCCAACCGACAAAAGAATTACTGCTCGATTTagaagaattaattttaataaacaatgGATTACCATCTTCCGTTAAAAAGAGCAGCATACTAAGCTACGCTTATCTAATAAGCAGAGTTTATAAAGATTCGAGTGTACCGGATGACGTTATGAtggaaaaatatttgaaacacTTTAGCAATGCATTAGAAT TTTCAGAAACGACAGATATGAAGCTCGTTTACCTACACGCCCTTGGTAACACTCGTAGTCACGAAGCCATCAAGTTCCTTGTACCAATCCTTCTACGTCGAAACAGTTCAACGGAAGACCCATTGGTAACTAATCGACTTCGTCTGGCTGCTATTCACTCTTTGTCGCGTATCATCGACGCGGATGACGAGTCGACGATTCAGAGCTTGAAATATATTCTCCTCGAAGACAAAGAGCCCCGGAGCTTGCGCCTCGCGGCCTACGACGTCCTTTTTAACGTTCTCCAATTGGATTCTGATGAGCTGGATCAACTCGATGTTGGATTGTCGTTGCTCGAGGATGAGCACATCCACAACTACCATCGATCCAACATACAAAATCTTGAACTGCTGGACGCTTTGCCGAAAGAAATGAATAATATCGCCGCTCGGATCAAGTATGCTGCCGTGTCGCCGACAATGTCGAGGAGCACAATTATACAGTTGAACAACAAACTAAAACAGATGGTTGTCAGCTTTCTCCAAGTTTTCATGATCTCACCGAGGTTTGGATCGAACAGCAACATCCGACTGTCTAATGTGCTTGAGAACGGCTTTGCTGCAGCTCTTAAATACGAGGTTCTAGAAAGCGCAGGAAACAAGATAGATGTTTCTCAGGGA ATCTATTGGTACACTAATGCTGAAATGACGATGTTAGAACAAGCTAAATCAAAATACACTGATGTATCGTTTGATGTGTGGCTGAAATCGGAAAATTGGATTAGTAATGTGTATTCTTTCACTATATCAAAAGATATTGAGAAAAGATCATCTGATTTGTTGTCGAAATTCTGCGATTACATAAAAGCAATTAGCGATGAGCCACATTTTGAATACCAAACATTTACGAGTTTTTCCATACCTACCGTTTTAGGAATGGATGCTATTTTTGAACACAAAATTCCTTCTCttaggaaaataaaaattgatgacGATACAGAAATATTAGATCATACGATCGATGTTACTTCCACTATAACTTATACCAGTTGGGAAGATGGATATATTGGCGCTTCAGTTTATAATGTTTATAATGAACTAATGCATTCAGTTAGAAGAACTAAATTGTTCAATGTCTTTATACCAACAAAAGTATCCGCGATATATGATGCTTATAATAATACGTGGAATATCATCTATGCTGTAATTGTAGATGAAGATCAGAACTCTCCTAAAAATCATCGTGGTGGTTCAATGTATACGGCCGTAAGCGTGATGATTAATAACAAGAAAGACCTCATTGCTGAAGACTGTGGCGGTACGTGTGGATACCAGTTGGCGAGAACCTCGAttgatttacaaaaattaactaaTAAAGTTGAACAGAAAACATTTGATTTCTTTGGATTAACTACCACAAGTATTGTATACGACTGCGACTTCTATGAAAATGCTGATCAAAG GTTACTACGTGGACTTTTTGGTATAGATGACTCAATGAAAAGGAACATTAATAATTGTGGAATCATATATAAAATAAGTCCAGAtatgaaaaaaacaatatcacag ATTGAGATGAAAATAAGCAACAATCTACGAATACTACAGTCACCTGAAGAACCTTGGTTTTTCTTACCAGGATTCAAATTTGATATAAAATTGTCTTTAGCAGCTAGAAGGACCCTCGATAATTCTGCTAGCAATCTTGGTATGCTTAATATTAATGCTGATACTACTCAAGGACACATTTCAAGCAACCTAAAGATCAAATTCTCCAAAAAGCACGATGAACGGAAAAACTTAGTT TTTTGCTTTGATATGCAGAAAAATTATCCCAACGTCTCAGATACTCATTTGCCATTTGAAGTGACGCTTTTATATACAAATACAGATCTACGCGCAACCTTTGGATATTCGACAGATGACTCGTGTTCAGATAGCGCTTTGTCTATTGATAGCAATTTAATTGGTAAAATGTCGGAAAATCATTTGGATGCATTAGCAAAACATGCTCACAACAGTCGCTGTGCGCATCAAAAAGCAACGCCATTATTTGCTCATCCTGCTGGATCTTTTCCATTGACTTGGGACTGTATACATGAATCAATAGTAAATACTACGTTAAGACACTATACTCTAAACTTTAATCACAAAGGT ATACCTATGATGCTTCTGCTCGTTACGAATTCCATCTtggaaaaagtgaaaaatgaCTGGCCCGGAATCAATATTAAATTAGTTTCTCCGATAAGCAGAGCGTTGGTTGATACGATGACATACGAGATTGACTATCCAATAACTCAGCGTTCCTTGCACAACTTCTCTTTCTTTGAAACGCCAACGGATAACGTATTCTATTCTAAAACATTCATCCATAAATTTATGAATGACTCTATTA AGGTAACAAACGTATTTCCGAAaatgatactttttgataaaaataaagttataagCAATGCTAACTTGACAAGCTGGAAAAGAATTTATGCAGATAAAGTAAGCAGTAGTTACAGTATTCATGTTAAATTAGTAGATGAGGATAAACTTTCTGTTAGATTTGATTTTAAAAGTCACGAATTAATTGTCGAACCAACAAAAACATTCTCTACAAATACAGAAGG GTCATTAAATGATCTTGCCCCTGCTCTCTCCGTATACTTTGATAAAAAATCTCTTGATTTGAGCGAGAGAATGTTTCTAACTAGCGAAGGTGGATCATACGAGGATCATGTATTTAG ATTATTAAAAGTTGATAATTACATCATGATTGAACCAAATAATATGCAGATTTCTGTTTATTACAGTGTGAACAGCGTAACTATCCTTCGggaagaataa